GTGGATTTTGTCTGCGGAGGACTGAATATCCCGGAAGTAAGCACTAATTTTAAGGGCAAACATACCCTCATTGTGGTACGTGGCCACAATTACAAAGAAGACTTAAATACCATAAAATCTTACATTGATGAGGTTCACCCGGTTTTAATTGGTGTTGACGGTGGCGCTGACGCCTTATTGGAATTTGGTTATAAACCCGACATGATTATCGGTGATATGGACAGCATCACAGACCGTGCTCTATGCTGTGGCGCGGAACTGGTGGTGCATGCTTATCCCGATGGACGGGCACCGGGCATGGAAAGGGTTCATGCCCTGGGGCAGCAGGCTAAGATTTTTCCGGCACCGGGCACCAGTGAAGATATTGCCATGATGTTAGCCTATGAAAATGGTACGGAATTAATTGTGGCTGTTGGCACCCACTCTAATATGTTAGATTTTTTAGAGAAGGGGCGCAAGGGTATGGCCAGTACCTTTCTAGTGCGCTTAAAGGTCGGGGATATTCTGGTGGATGCTAAAGGTGTTAGCCAACTGTACAACAAAAATCGTATCAAAATGAAATATGTGGGTCAAATATTACTGGCTGGC
This region of Desulforamulus ferrireducens genomic DNA includes:
- the steA gene encoding putative cytokinetic ring protein SteA; protein product: MNIRAIARVDKRTKDLAKRIHANEIAVICHHELDKVAADSLIAAKVKAVINADPSLSEDYPNQGPITLLEAGIPILDNAGRHLMEEVKDGDELEIRGNVVWHKGRKLAEGTLLTITQVKEHMEKSRSRMDRVLSRFIHNTLDYARNEVDFVCGGLNIPEVSTNFKGKHTLIVVRGHNYKEDLNTIKSYIDEVHPVLIGVDGGADALLEFGYKPDMIIGDMDSITDRALCCGAELVVHAYPDGRAPGMERVHALGQQAKIFPAPGTSEDIAMMLAYENGTELIVAVGTHSNMLDFLEKGRKGMASTFLVRLKVGDILVDAKGVSQLYNKNRIKMKYVGQILLAGLVPLAVVVAMAPPTRELFRLLVLNVRLIFGV